One Brassica napus cultivar Da-Ae chromosome A1, Da-Ae, whole genome shotgun sequence genomic region harbors:
- the LOC125601724 gene encoding disease resistance-like protein DSC2, whose amino-acid sequence MEEIIEKVANNLSDLLYEDVPSGDFDGLVGMENHIMQISSLLSLDSDDVRMVGIWGPSGIGKTTTARALYRKLSSNFTHTAFMESIKAIREEIHTDDHAYMLYLQEKLLCQTFNHMGLEIHHLGVAEKRLKDKKVLVVLDDVDDLKQLKAMAKKTQWFGNGSRIIITTTDKKLLKAHGINDIYHVEFPCASDALEILCLHAFGQKSPYLGFEELAMDVTQLAGDLPLGLSVFGSYLRGRSEEEWTAALPRFRTSLVPELKDILRCDYEALWDKDKYLFLHIACFFNGKKTTNMVKHLSNLDVTHGLQILTEKSLISIDKDGRLVMHSLLEQLGKEIAHKEYRDEYGRCKFVVDAGELGDSIEGSTYKGIVDPFKGLSPFPSRCSHQVFPSFCGVDVRKAFLTHTLKEFKNKGITVFTDNNDIKRSMSIGPELKEAIKGSRVSIVIVSKNYASSTWCLDELVLIMKCREELGQIVMTMFYDVEPTDVKKQTGYFGSVFESTCVGKSVEDVERWKQALKEVATIAGFDSTIWKNEAEMIENVATDISNKLNMATASRDFDGLVGMENHITQISSMLSLDSNDVRMVGILGPAGIGKTTIARALYNKLSNSFTHTAFMESIRGSGERTHSDDYAFMLHLQEQFLSKTFNHKDLKIHHLGVAEERLKDKKVLLVLDDVVDLKQLKAMAGNSQWFGCGSRIIMTTKAARLLEAHGIDHIYHVGLPSLAQAYEIFCLYAFGQKFPYDGYEDLAMEVTGLAGDLPLGLRVFGSHLRGMSKEEWIEALPRLRTSLDGDIEKVLRFSYEALCDKDKDLFLHIACLFEGESISYLEKCLAHSDLDVRHGLKVLANNSLISITEEERLVMHNLVEQLGKEIVRQEHKDEPERRKFLVDAREICDVLTDNTGSKSVLGIDLDIMAIKDELCIDKRAFEGMTRLQFLRFKSPYGSGKNNKLILPQGLNNLPRKLRLLCWDEFPLRCLPPDFAAEFLVILEMRNSSIEKLWEGSPLMDMSYSLKLKDIPNVSNATNLETLILNGCESLVEIPTWFKNLSRLTHLKMVGCKKLKDLPTNINMESLYHLDLSHCTQLKTFPEISTRIGYLDLENTGIEEVPSSIRSWPDFAKLSMRGCKSLRMFPDVLDSMEELN is encoded by the exons TTTTGACGGATTAGTTGGGATGGAGAATCATATCATGCAGATAAGTTCATTGTTGTCACTAGATTCCGATGACGTGAGGATGGTTGGAATCTGGGGTCCTTCAGGAATTGGAAAAACGACCACCGCCCGAGCTTTATATAGGAAGCTCTCTAGTAATTTCACACACACTGCTTTCATGGAGAGCATAAAAGCAATTCGTGAAGAAATACACACTGACGACCATGCCTACATGTTGTATTTACAAGAAAAACTTTTGTGTCAAACCTTCAACCATATGGGTTTGGAGATACATCACTTGGGAGTGGCGGAAAAAAGGCTGAAGGATAAGAAAGTGCTTGTCGTTCTCGATGATGTAGATGATTTAAAGCAGCTAAAAGCCATGGCTAAAAAGACTCAGTGGTTTGGCAATGGAAGCAGGATTATCATCACAACAACTGATAAGAAACTTTTGAAGGCACATGGGATCAATGATATTTACCACGTGGAGTTTCCATGTGCATCTGATGCTCTTGAAATCCTATGTCTACATGCTTTTGGTCAAAAGTCCCCATATCTTGGTTTTGAGGAGCTCGCCATGGATGTTACACAACTTGCCGGTGATCTTCCGTTGGGTCTAAGTGTTTTTGGTTCATATCTGCGAGGAAGGTCGGAAGAAGAGTGGACAGCTGCACTTCCTAGATTTAGGACAAGTCTCGTGCCAGAACTTAAGGATATATTAAGGTGCGACTACGAGGCATTATGGGATAAAGACAAATATTTATTCCTTCATATAGCATGTTTTTTCAATGGTAAGAAAACTACCAACATGGTAAAGCATCTTAGCAACTTGGACGTCACCCACGGGCTTCAGATTTTGACAGAAAAATCTCTCATATCTATAGACAAAGATGGACGCTTGGTGATGCATAGTTTGCTTGAACAACTAGGTAAAGAAATTGCCCACAAAGAATACAGAGATGAGTATGGGAGATGTAAGTTCGTAGTGGATGCTGGGGAGCTTGGTGACAGCATTGAGGGGAGCACCTATAAAGGGATCGTTGATCCTTTCAAGGGTCTTTCTCCGTTTCCTTCCCGTTGTTCACACCAAGTCTTCCCAAGTTTTTGTGGGGTAGATGTCCGAAAAGCCTTCCTCACTCACACGCTGAAGGAGTTCAAAAACAAAGGAATAACTGTATTCACTGATAATAACGATATTAAAAGAAGCATGTCGATTGGTCCTGAGCTCAAAGAAGCTATAAAAGGATCGAGGGTCTCGATTGTTATAGTGTCAAAGAATTATGCTTCTTCAACGTGGTGTCTGGACGAGTTGGTGTTGATCATGAAGTGTAGGGAAGAGTTGGGTCAAATAGTAATGACCATGTTCTATGACGTAGAACCAACCGATGTGAAGAAGCAGACGGGATATTTTGGGTCTGTCTTTGAGTCAACTTGTGTGGGGAAATCAGTGGAGGACGTAGAAAGATGGAAACAAGCTCTGAAGGAAGTGGCCACGATCGCGGGTTTTGATTCAACCATCTG GAAAAATGAAGCAGAAATGATCGAAAATGTTGCTACCGATATTTCAAACAAGTTAAATATGGCTACGGCGTCAAGAGATTTCGATGGATTAGTTGGGATGGAGAATCACATCACACAGATAAGTTCAATGTTGTCATTAGATTCCAATGACGTGAGGATGGTTGGAATCTTGGGTCCTGCAGGAATTGGGAAAACGACCATCGCCCGAGCCTTATATAACAAACTCTCTAATAGTTTCACACACACTGCTTTTATGGAGAGTATAAGGGGAAGTGGTGAGAGAACACACAGTGACGATTATGCATTCATGTTGCATTTACAAGAACAATTTTTGTCTAAAACCTTCAACCACAAGGATTTGAAGATACATCACTTGGGTGTGGCGGAAGAAAGGctgaaagacaagaaagtgCTTTTAGTTCTCGATGATGTAGTTGATTTGAAGCAGCTAAAAGCCATGGCTGGCAATTCTCAGTGGTTTGGCTGCGGAAGCAGGATTATCATGACGACAAAGGCTGCACGTCTTTTAGAAGCACATGGTATTGACCATATATACCACGTGGGGCTTCCATCATTAGCACAAGCTTATGAAATCTTTTGTCTATATGCTTTTGGTCAGAAGTTCCCGTATGATGGTTATGAGGACCTCGCCATGGAAGTTACAGGACTTGCTGGTGATCTACCTTTGGGTCTACGTGTTTTTGGTTCACATCTGCGAGGAATGTCCAAAGAAGAGTGGATAGAGGCACTTCCTAGACTTAGGACAAGTCTCGATGGAGACATTGAAAAGGTTTTAAGGTTCAGCTACGAGGCCTTATGCGATAAAGATAAAGATTTGTTTCTTCATATAGCATGTTTATTTGAAGGTGAGAGCATTAGCTACCTTGAAAAGTGTCTTGCACACAGTGACTTGGATGTCAGGCACGGTCTTAAGGTCTTGGCTAATAATTCTCTCATATCTATAACTGAAGAAGAACGCTTGGTGATGCATAATTTGGTCGAACAACTCGGTAAAGAAATCGTCCGCCAAGAACACAAAGATGAACCTGAGAGACGTAAATTCTTGGTGGATGCTCGGGAGATTTGTGACGTGCTTACCGATAATACA GGCTCTAAATCTGTTTTGGGTATAGATCTCGACATAATGGCAATCAAGGATGAATTATGCATTGACAAGAGAGCCTTTGAAGGGATGACTCGACTCCAGTTCTTAAGATTTAAAAGTCCCTATGGTTCCGGCAAGAACAACAAGTTGATCTTGCCCCAGGGTCTGAACAATCTACCTCGTAAGCTTAGACTCCTATGTTGGGATGAGTTTCCTTTGAGATGTTTGCCTCCTGATTTTGCTGCTGAGTTTCTAGTCATCCTTGAGATGCGGAATAGCTCTATTGAGAAGCTTTGGGAAGGATCTCCT CTGATGGATATGTCTTACTCCTTAAAATTGAAAGACATACCTAATGTGTCAAATGCCACAAATCTTGAGACATTAATACTCAATGGTTGTGAAAGTCTGGTGGAGATTCCTACTTGGTTCAAGAATCTCTCACGTCTCACACACCTAAAGATGGTGGGATGCAAGAAGCTCAAGGATCTTCCAACCAACATCAACATGGAATCTCTCTATCACCTAGACCTCAGTCACTGCACACAACTGAAAACATTTCCAGAAATTTCCACAAGAATTGGGTATCTTGATCTGGAAAATACTGGTATAGAAGAAGTTCCATCATCTATAAGGTCTTGGCCAGATTTTGCTAAATTGAGCATGCGAGGTTGCAAAAGCCTGAGGATGTTCCCAGATGTTCTTGACAGTATGGAAGAGTTGAACTGA